A single genomic interval of Paenibacillus macerans harbors:
- a CDS encoding DUF3829 domain-containing protein, translating to MKSVRSRWGIVVSLSLLVVLLSSCQAPLELVKIIRPEGTKPAASTQEENPGTEAAARKYAGYSALDIYIHGEIADVLERYGERFGHKEKFALRKEAHLEWGVNLELKETYKLAEYTELAAKQPALPEVDDAVTKLAPKLEDLVKMLGEIDTYYRFKFYVDDNFAKGKTLHEQLQVLLKDWEPLAEDFTVNLHPH from the coding sequence ATGAAAAGCGTGAGATCAAGGTGGGGGATTGTTGTATCTTTAAGTCTTCTGGTTGTACTGCTCTCGTCCTGCCAGGCGCCGCTGGAGCTGGTGAAGATCATCCGGCCGGAAGGAACAAAGCCGGCTGCCTCCACCCAGGAAGAAAATCCCGGAACGGAAGCGGCGGCACGGAAATATGCCGGCTATAGCGCCCTGGATATTTATATCCATGGCGAAATAGCCGATGTTCTGGAACGGTACGGAGAACGGTTCGGACATAAGGAAAAATTCGCTCTGCGCAAAGAGGCTCATCTGGAGTGGGGCGTAAATCTGGAGCTTAAAGAGACCTATAAACTGGCGGAGTATACGGAATTGGCCGCTAAACAGCCTGCCTTGCCCGAGGTCGATGACGCCGTAACGAAGCTTGCTCCGAAGCTGGAGGATCTGGTCAAGATGCTTGGCGAAATCGATACTTATTACAGGTTCAAATTTTACGTCGATGACAATTTTGCGAAGGGGAAAACGCTGCATGAACAGCTGCAGGTTCTGCTGAAGGATTGGGAGCCGCTTGCGGAAGACTTCACGGTTAATCTGCATCCGCACTAA
- a CDS encoding helix-turn-helix domain-containing protein, with protein sequence MPIRLRLKEILEERGMSQRELARRMNIRPSTVSHLCSDKVNAAYFDTLEQICKTLNISLHELLVMEDN encoded by the coding sequence ATGCCAATCCGGCTTCGTTTAAAAGAAATCCTAGAAGAACGGGGAATGAGTCAGCGAGAACTCGCCCGCAGAATGAATATCCGACCAAGTACGGTTAGTCATCTCTGCTCCGATAAAGTCAATGCCGCCTATTTCGATACTCTGGAACAGATTTGCAAAACACTCAACATCAGCTTGCATGAACTTCTTGTAATGGAAGACAACTAA
- a CDS encoding YiiG family protein, translating to MKKVVNLFLCMMLIAIATTACSLPAAGKLTGAAGGDEVKDTLKYNDYIDLSNQINGGMYDLVFTRYVEEFGPEKEIYIDDRFDGYSTTPFIPTVIESAGKTLDFASAEPSYGATDEKVKELMPIIIDLMKTNNDIQNYYTAKTYVDDDFKQGRELHTRFISLFEKYIEVGQQFNEAFAEITNERKYADAEKLKDEDMLIRYYAMSIVLRAQEIQEAFYNKGVGDENVLDFDVKEYEELYQLLTEDIEHYFEYSKDADQRKKEGWSNLEIFPTSIEGVKVTATDILRILREQDPEINSDTEGKVTTGGSNAILSTFDRKVSFLVDAYNTTSSLAGLN from the coding sequence GTGAAGAAAGTTGTAAATTTGTTTTTGTGTATGATGTTGATCGCGATAGCGACAACGGCATGCAGCCTGCCGGCAGCGGGGAAACTTACGGGGGCGGCCGGTGGAGACGAGGTGAAGGATACGCTTAAGTATAACGATTACATTGACCTTAGCAATCAGATTAACGGTGGGATGTATGACCTTGTTTTCACCAGGTATGTGGAGGAGTTCGGTCCGGAGAAGGAAATTTACATCGATGACAGGTTTGACGGGTACAGCACAACGCCGTTTATTCCGACCGTGATCGAGAGTGCCGGGAAAACATTGGATTTTGCCTCCGCCGAACCGTCTTATGGTGCAACGGATGAGAAAGTAAAAGAGTTAATGCCGATTATCATAGATTTGATGAAAACGAATAATGACATTCAAAACTACTACACGGCGAAAACCTATGTCGATGACGATTTTAAACAAGGCCGCGAACTACATACGCGTTTTATTTCATTGTTTGAGAAGTACATAGAGGTGGGGCAGCAATTCAACGAAGCATTTGCGGAGATCACGAATGAGCGCAAGTATGCGGATGCGGAGAAGCTGAAGGATGAAGATATGCTGATACGCTACTACGCGATGAGCATCGTATTGCGGGCACAGGAGATTCAGGAAGCTTTTTACAATAAGGGAGTCGGGGACGAAAACGTTTTGGATTTCGATGTTAAGGAATATGAGGAATTGTATCAGTTGCTGACCGAGGATATCGAGCATTATTTTGAGTATTCCAAGGATGCCGATCAACGGAAGAAAGAGGGATGGTCAAATCTCGAAATATTCCCGACAAGCATAGAAGGGGTAAAAGTAACGGCAACCGACATTCTCAGAATTTTGCGGGAACAGGATCCGGAGATTAACAGCGACACGGAAGGCAAAGTGACGACAGGCGGGTCTAATGCGATTTTGTCGACGTTTGACCGCAAGGTCTCTTTCCTCGTGGATGCCTACAATACCACCAGCAGTTTAGCGGGCTTGAATTAA
- a CDS encoding DUF6809 family protein, with product MKSMLEALYCGEFRPEEKIVPRDSEFRRIRREISEAKGMWKGKLSTDDFNQLETLLDLHRQTESMQATSTFINGFQLGALMMMEVYAAKEELLYG from the coding sequence ATGAAAAGCATGCTGGAAGCATTATATTGTGGTGAATTTCGCCCGGAAGAGAAGATCGTCCCGAGAGATTCCGAGTTCCGTAGAATAAGAAGAGAGATATCCGAAGCCAAAGGAATGTGGAAAGGGAAACTGTCTACCGATGATTTCAACCAGCTTGAAACGCTGCTCGATTTGCACAGACAGACCGAGTCGATGCAGGCTACATCTACTTTCATAAATGGGTTTCAACTTGGGGCGTTAATGATGATGGAAGTGTACGCAGCTAAGGAAGAGCTTCTTTATGGGTGA
- a CDS encoding zinc-binding alcohol dehydrogenase family protein → MKAIQVVEPGKMRLIEKEMPRIIHGNEVLIKVRMVGICGSDMHIYHGTSPVATYPRVIGHEMAGEVEEIGADVHRLLPGDKVVMEPIETCGQCYACKAGRKNVCAKLQVYGVHKDGSFQEYIVLPEHLVHKVDHRLAWEEAVLVEPFTIGAQANWRGDVRAGDYVFVMGAGPIGLCALQVAKLKGAVCVISDLSDEKLAYAKEVGADYTLNPLTDNVADEIKRITGGLGPNVTIDAVCTEKTFEQAVEMTSVAGRVVVLGFGETPSQIPQLPITKKEVTIAGSRLQSGKFPEVIEWFNSGRIAVNSFVTHRFALEDFRAAIELIETHPNQVRKVVLELHTK, encoded by the coding sequence TTGAAAGCGATCCAAGTTGTGGAACCGGGGAAAATGAGACTGATCGAAAAAGAAATGCCGCGGATTATTCACGGTAACGAGGTGTTGATTAAAGTTCGTATGGTGGGCATATGCGGCTCCGACATGCACATTTATCACGGGACTTCTCCGGTAGCCACCTACCCGCGCGTAATCGGCCACGAGATGGCTGGGGAAGTCGAAGAAATCGGCGCGGATGTCCACCGGCTGTTACCCGGAGATAAGGTGGTCATGGAGCCGATCGAAACCTGCGGACAATGTTATGCCTGCAAAGCCGGCCGCAAAAATGTGTGCGCCAAGCTGCAGGTGTACGGAGTTCACAAGGACGGCTCCTTCCAGGAATATATCGTCCTTCCCGAGCATTTAGTGCATAAAGTGGACCATCGCTTAGCTTGGGAGGAGGCGGTTTTGGTCGAACCGTTTACGATCGGTGCCCAAGCAAACTGGCGTGGCGATGTCCGGGCTGGAGATTATGTTTTTGTTATGGGAGCGGGTCCGATCGGATTGTGTGCGCTGCAGGTCGCCAAACTCAAAGGCGCGGTGTGCGTGATTTCCGACTTAAGCGATGAGAAGCTGGCATATGCTAAGGAAGTTGGCGCCGACTATACTTTGAATCCGCTTACCGATAATGTGGCCGACGAGATTAAGCGCATAACGGGCGGATTAGGTCCGAACGTAACGATCGATGCGGTTTGTACGGAAAAAACCTTCGAACAGGCGGTGGAAATGACCTCTGTGGCCGGACGGGTCGTCGTTCTCGGCTTTGGCGAGACCCCTTCGCAAATACCGCAGCTGCCCATTACTAAGAAAGAAGTAACCATCGCGGGCTCCCGTTTGCAATCGGGCAAGTTTCCTGAAGTGATAGAATGGTTTAACAGCGGGAGGATCGCGGTGAATTCTTTTGTCACGCATCGTTTTGCGTTGGAGGATTTTCGTGCAGCGATCGAGCTCATCGAAACCCATCCTAACCAAGTTCGGAAAGTGGTCCTGGAGCTCCATACGAAATAG
- a CDS encoding GntR family transcriptional regulator, with the protein MNLPNISKNRNTLSDHAYHVIRGAIVTLQLEPGQLVFESELGSTLGVSRTPIREAFRRLMTEELIEILPQRGARIAYMSKKKIEEARFVRLSLEVSAFKEAARKWNANDAAFEKAYQQIKGILEEHRKIIDEQNFDRFLELDESFHSAVLELTGNSTLISIINQMRGHLNRMRYLELLETKHMNQLVSEHEAIFEAITVNDEEKTERLLREHITSLEYCTPDLVKKYSHYFQSVE; encoded by the coding sequence ATGAATTTACCGAACATTTCCAAAAATAGAAACACTCTGTCCGATCACGCTTATCACGTTATTCGGGGGGCCATTGTTACGCTGCAGTTGGAACCGGGGCAGCTCGTATTTGAATCGGAGTTAGGCAGCACATTGGGGGTAAGCCGGACACCGATCAGGGAGGCTTTCCGCCGTTTGATGACAGAGGAATTAATCGAGATCCTGCCGCAGCGCGGCGCCCGAATCGCATATATGTCCAAGAAGAAGATTGAGGAGGCTCGCTTTGTACGTTTAAGTCTTGAGGTGAGCGCTTTTAAAGAAGCGGCCAGGAAGTGGAACGCAAACGATGCTGCCTTCGAGAAGGCGTATCAGCAGATCAAGGGGATCTTGGAAGAGCATCGAAAAATCATTGATGAACAAAACTTCGATAGGTTCCTTGAGCTTGATGAGAGTTTCCACAGTGCGGTATTGGAGCTTACGGGAAATTCCACGTTGATATCGATCATCAATCAAATGCGCGGTCATTTAAACCGCATGCGGTATTTAGAGCTGCTGGAAACGAAGCATATGAATCAGCTTGTAAGCGAACACGAGGCTATATTCGAAGCCATAACCGTTAATGATGAAGAGAAAACGGAACGACTGCTCAGAGAGCACATTACGTCGCTTGAATATTGCACACCGGATTTGGTTAAGAAGTACTCGCATTATTTTCAAAGCGTAGAATGA
- a CDS encoding RNA-guided endonuclease InsQ/TnpB family protein produces MSTITAKIQIYVPHEHTEMLIKTTKAYRESCNYLSVIVFKTKELNQRTLNDLYYQELRSRFGLKSQMAQSVIKTVIARYKSAQVGGHDWNLVKFKLPEYDLVWNRDYSLNSNMFSLNTLDGRLKLRYEKQGMQHFFDGTWKFGTAKLVYKHKKWFLHIPMTKEFPELDFADVNHIVGIDLGMNFLATTYDSQNKTTFYPGRTVKHKRGQYKALRKQLQMRQSPSARKRLKQIGSRENRYVTDVNHQITKALVETYPKSTLFVIENLNHVRSVTEKVCVRHRYVLVSWAFHQFRQLLEYKAQRNGQRVIALDPKYTSQTCPKCGHIERANRNKKTHTFECRSCHYCSNDDRIGAMNLYRKGIEYIGTVTAGV; encoded by the coding sequence ATATCTACTATTACAGCGAAAATCCAAATCTATGTCCCGCATGAACATACGGAAATGCTCATCAAAACAACAAAAGCCTATCGTGAATCCTGTAATTATCTTTCGGTCATTGTATTTAAAACGAAAGAATTAAATCAGCGTACACTCAATGACTTGTATTATCAAGAACTTCGAAGTCGTTTTGGTTTGAAAAGTCAAATGGCGCAATCGGTGATCAAAACCGTCATTGCCCGCTATAAATCTGCTCAAGTAGGCGGTCACGATTGGAACCTGGTCAAATTCAAATTACCTGAATATGATCTGGTATGGAATCGAGATTATTCTTTGAACTCTAACATGTTTAGCTTAAATACACTGGATGGACGTTTGAAGCTTCGTTACGAAAAACAAGGAATGCAACACTTCTTTGATGGGACGTGGAAGTTTGGTACGGCCAAGCTCGTTTATAAACATAAGAAATGGTTCTTGCACATTCCCATGACCAAAGAGTTCCCAGAATTAGATTTTGCGGATGTCAACCATATTGTTGGAATTGACCTCGGAATGAACTTTCTTGCCACAACCTACGACAGTCAAAACAAGACGACGTTTTATCCTGGACGAACGGTTAAACACAAACGAGGTCAGTATAAAGCCTTACGCAAACAACTTCAGATGAGACAAAGCCCCTCTGCCCGTAAACGTCTAAAGCAAATCGGTTCAAGAGAAAACCGTTATGTTACCGATGTGAACCATCAAATAACAAAGGCACTCGTTGAAACCTATCCGAAAAGTACTCTTTTTGTGATCGAAAATTTAAACCATGTTCGTTCAGTAACTGAAAAAGTATGTGTGCGCCATCGTTATGTGTTGGTTTCCTGGGCATTTCACCAGTTCCGTCAACTGTTAGAATATAAGGCTCAACGGAACGGACAACGAGTCATCGCATTAGATCCTAAATATACTTCTCAAACCTGCCCGAAATGTGGACATATTGAACGAGCAAATCGAAACAAAAAGACGCATACCTTTGAATGCCGAAGCTGTCACTATTGTTCTAACGATGACAGAATTGGTGCAATGAATCTGTACCGCAAAGGAATAGAGTACATCGGTACAGTTACAGCAGGAGTATAA
- a CDS encoding S-layer homology domain-containing protein, with protein MKCEKKLNRIRRYLAGLLAVWLFCMHSVPAFADRTFNDIEHSYAADAIEAMAAKGYVTGYKDGSFRPLQLISRQEWASIFAKTLKRIPTNKELASFRDVSPWALPYVRVLQEESITKGIGGQLFGAKRNLTRQDMAVWYARYFGVSEDIPSPGISSFVDRSDISDYAQTSVWLMEQLELIEGDTNHYFHPKHFVTRQDATLVAYRVWLGGDDLRDRAKRLMDASGNEAAMANQPASPPEPNTAAVDLAPEISGRRANPQIAEPRSHSPRPDPPAGPVTPTDPATPTKPKPEQPGIPPEPGLDPPVTPPVTPPTNPSKPPVLPVGDPPVDFVADEVVIKAPELVNQPETYPSYQLSFQLYKEGRPVSIPAASVTNVTYAFSDELGVFDEQGKIAHAELIPAADSFIPVGIKITVAKPYQVLTAQTKLIVKGKAPPAEDPSVIKSVYLATYTIPQSPTLDPAAWSMPYVFQNAKGEVIPPSQLPSDLKLRIEDSRGIFDEDGHIANLHLIPAVNSVIPFKIEVESPSQGIHFISDAELTVVPGERQKQYFAVSLMLQGQDPGSTTTVEQIEQARQLLMDRFGPNIKVTWAMENRFVFVETNRPQLKKVLEYVDQYGDEVGILDGYPNNLYELPFWELRMNEWLYMYRYNALNELHQSGTLGSPSVFESMDTDQYRKYLPKSLTSFTVNPEQTQWLKDHFKITSAMGWSATQYNVNGMYGEGSPLMPYWSNKDNPMVPAQGFTDNSGTVFMNSITIDPIGSRYTQDSSRWTLHPGDPYVNETDAAPQLYIARQYLDNPFQRINTVNYMSIILDINWLASNHNMSQIWENFVNHFPAHREVEIVGVDGLKQIYESSAGSNNDHAEFTLMFRGSGIKTAMDFNNSPANLRYLWTENASQRIILSKEDGDEAWSIIDFTDYTRVPVPKTPYNLDKNTDVSYVTGRNFKLNPTAPLTAEEIQRIKDRLKEIYFAEEVNYQ; from the coding sequence ATGAAGTGTGAAAAAAAATTAAACCGGATTAGGCGTTACCTGGCTGGTCTACTGGCGGTGTGGCTGTTCTGTATGCATAGTGTTCCCGCTTTTGCGGACAGAACCTTTAACGATATTGAACACTCCTATGCGGCCGATGCGATCGAGGCCATGGCTGCCAAAGGTTACGTTACTGGTTATAAGGATGGGAGCTTTCGGCCTTTGCAATTGATTTCGCGGCAGGAATGGGCAAGCATTTTCGCTAAAACCTTAAAGCGAATACCGACTAACAAAGAGCTAGCTTCTTTTCGCGATGTGTCCCCATGGGCTCTCCCTTATGTACGGGTCTTGCAGGAAGAGAGCATCACTAAAGGAATCGGCGGCCAATTATTCGGCGCCAAGCGCAATCTGACTCGCCAGGATATGGCCGTATGGTACGCCAGGTATTTCGGGGTTTCTGAAGATATCCCGTCCCCCGGTATATCCAGCTTTGTGGACCGGTCCGATATATCGGACTATGCGCAAACGAGCGTGTGGCTGATGGAGCAATTAGAGCTGATAGAGGGAGATACGAATCATTATTTCCATCCCAAACATTTTGTGACACGGCAGGACGCTACGCTGGTTGCTTATCGGGTATGGCTTGGCGGTGACGATCTGAGAGATCGGGCCAAGCGTTTAATGGATGCATCGGGAAATGAAGCTGCAATGGCGAATCAGCCGGCCAGCCCGCCTGAACCGAATACGGCAGCGGTCGATCTGGCGCCGGAAATTAGCGGCCGGCGTGCGAATCCGCAAATCGCGGAGCCCAGAAGCCATAGTCCCAGACCTGATCCACCGGCCGGTCCGGTAACACCGACAGATCCGGCAACACCAACAAAGCCGAAGCCGGAACAGCCAGGGATACCGCCGGAGCCTGGTCTCGACCCGCCTGTGACACCACCGGTGACACCGCCAACAAATCCGTCTAAACCACCGGTGCTTCCAGTAGGTGATCCTCCTGTGGATTTTGTGGCGGATGAGGTCGTCATCAAGGCGCCGGAGCTGGTAAATCAACCGGAAACGTATCCTTCGTATCAGCTGTCCTTTCAGCTCTACAAGGAGGGGCGGCCGGTAAGCATTCCCGCGGCCAGCGTCACAAATGTTACTTATGCATTTAGCGATGAATTAGGGGTTTTTGATGAACAAGGGAAAATCGCCCATGCCGAGCTTATTCCGGCGGCTGACAGCTTCATTCCTGTAGGGATAAAAATCACCGTTGCCAAGCCCTATCAGGTACTTACAGCCCAGACCAAGCTGATCGTAAAAGGAAAAGCTCCTCCAGCAGAGGACCCGAGTGTAATCAAATCCGTATACTTGGCCACGTATACCATTCCGCAGTCCCCTACTCTAGACCCTGCAGCCTGGAGTATGCCCTATGTATTTCAGAATGCCAAGGGAGAGGTTATACCACCAAGTCAGTTACCGTCGGACTTGAAGCTTCGGATCGAGGATTCCAGGGGAATATTTGACGAGGATGGGCACATCGCCAACCTGCATCTGATTCCTGCAGTGAACTCCGTCATTCCGTTCAAGATCGAAGTTGAATCGCCATCCCAGGGAATTCACTTCATATCCGATGCCGAATTAACGGTAGTACCCGGAGAACGCCAAAAACAATATTTTGCTGTCTCGCTAATGCTGCAGGGACAAGATCCGGGCAGTACGACCACGGTAGAGCAAATCGAGCAGGCTCGTCAATTGCTGATGGACCGCTTTGGCCCTAACATAAAAGTAACTTGGGCTATGGAAAATCGATTTGTTTTCGTAGAAACGAATCGCCCGCAGCTTAAAAAGGTGTTGGAATACGTCGATCAGTATGGTGATGAAGTCGGTATTCTGGACGGGTATCCGAATAACCTGTATGAGCTCCCTTTTTGGGAATTGCGGATGAACGAGTGGTTGTATATGTATCGTTATAATGCGCTTAATGAGCTGCACCAATCCGGTACGCTGGGATCACCTTCGGTGTTTGAAAGCATGGATACGGACCAATATCGGAAGTATCTGCCTAAATCACTGACCAGCTTTACGGTGAATCCCGAGCAAACCCAATGGCTTAAAGATCACTTTAAGATCACTTCCGCGATGGGATGGTCGGCTACACAATATAATGTGAACGGCATGTATGGCGAGGGTTCGCCTTTGATGCCTTACTGGTCCAATAAGGACAATCCAATGGTCCCTGCGCAGGGATTTACTGATAATAGCGGTACCGTATTCATGAACTCGATTACGATTGATCCGATTGGATCACGCTATACCCAAGATTCCTCACGCTGGACTCTCCATCCGGGCGACCCGTATGTGAATGAAACGGATGCGGCACCACAACTGTATATAGCACGACAATATTTAGATAATCCGTTTCAACGTATAAATACGGTAAACTACATGTCCATTATTTTGGACATCAACTGGCTTGCCAGCAACCATAACATGTCGCAAATCTGGGAGAACTTTGTGAATCACTTCCCTGCCCACCGCGAGGTCGAGATTGTGGGCGTGGACGGACTGAAACAGATTTATGAATCATCAGCCGGATCAAATAATGATCATGCGGAATTTACGCTCATGTTCAGAGGCTCCGGCATTAAGACGGCTATGGACTTCAATAATTCGCCGGCCAATCTGCGCTATTTGTGGACGGAAAACGCCTCACAGCGGATTATTTTATCCAAGGAAGATGGAGACGAAGCATGGTCTATTATTGATTTCACCGACTATACCCGCGTTCCGGTTCCAAAGACACCCTACAACCTGGATAAGAACACGGATGTAAGTTACGTCACCGGCAGGAACTTCAAGCTAAACCCAACGGCTCCGTTAACAGCGGAGGAAATTCAACGCATAAAGGATCGTTTGAAGGAGATTTACTTCGCGGAAGAAGTGAATTATCAGTGA
- a CDS encoding DUF3829 domain-containing protein, giving the protein MKQRELDLADFKANDQMIRYHALASIMAAEAIEDELIRQGVTSETLNGLDAASYRVLYDRLTEEVAQYIALADDPERVKQEGLETYNSYGNMLKHKIMLVKASATDLLQRAEQSRTFDEHNKDGTPKDYKKKLQEAILEYDVFVIGPE; this is encoded by the coding sequence ATGAAGCAGCGAGAGCTGGATCTCGCCGATTTCAAGGCAAACGATCAGATGATCCGGTACCATGCGCTTGCATCGATCATGGCAGCGGAAGCGATTGAAGACGAACTGATCAGGCAGGGCGTGACATCGGAGACATTAAACGGCCTCGATGCCGCATCCTACCGGGTTCTGTACGATCGGCTTACAGAAGAAGTAGCCCAGTATATCGCCTTGGCTGACGATCCGGAGCGGGTAAAGCAGGAAGGGCTGGAGACTTATAATTCGTATGGAAATATGCTGAAGCATAAAATCATGCTGGTGAAAGCCTCCGCCACCGATTTGCTGCAGCGGGCCGAGCAATCGCGGACGTTCGATGAACACAACAAAGACGGCACGCCCAAGGACTATAAGAAGAAACTGCAAGAGGCTATTTTGGAATATGATGTGTTTGTCATTGGACCTGAATAA